tggtgttctcctaccgtttcccttgaataggttacttctatgtaatataactaaaaccttagccacagcaacgctcggccggtctgctagtattgcataattgtttgaataaaataaaacaaaaaagttcTCTGTTgatcatattaattatgtcaaGGTTCTTAGTAACAATGCCAGCAGCGACCCCTGGCGGTCCTTCGAGtagtaaaacaaaacaagCCCGGACAAGCTTAATCTATTTAAGGAATTTCTTAACGAATCGTTAAAAAACGTTCAAAACCAACCTTAATTGCTGATATACACTAAATATTACATTgaaattaagatttttaaaattatttagtgtaattataaatttggcTAATTAATTAAGAGAAACCCACTAACTATCAGTATCttagtttttcaattcaatgcaatataaactgttacgtaataaaaacttaactttgaataattacatattctaatatatttcTACATCGTCTGTATATCGTTAAGTGCAACGGGtagaaataaacaaactagaaactcacaataaaattaataacattttcaaatttattctcTTGTCTTTGCTCAAGAGTTATAAGgcttttgtttgtttactcCAATGAATGGGGGAGCGAAgaacaaaagaaaattgaaaaatcaaTACGTAACTTGCTTGAATATAATCTAGCTACGGATTAGGGAAAATAGACGatctttttctttacataCAACGTTGTTATGTACGTCTTATCGAACCAGTGACTCATTCTGCGGTATACTAGACATTTAACGCATATTTCGATTATTGACGATACAATGCGTGCGCATTACCTGCCAGCCTTGGAGTAGCAATGAACGGTCCACCGTCCGCAGCCACATCACAGCATCTCCCGCTTGGAAGTCCCTTAGACGGTGACATCGCGAATGGAGGAACATCCCCAGGCACTTGAGCAATTCCGAGGTAGAGGCTTGTATCACCGTCTTCCTCGGCGCCACCACCGGGGCAGTCCCGACGGCAGTTGTGGGCAACTTCTCCGTGTAACACACGTTATTGTTGAGGGCATTGGTCCGCGCTACCTCCGTCGGCGGGGGCACCACGGGGGCCCGCGTGTATATCGCGCCCCCGACGCTGACATTCTTATTCCTATCGAGCGGCACATTGTCAGTCAGCGGCGCTCTGAACGTCGTCACGCTCTTGCTCTTGCATTCCAACTTCTTCTTGTTGTTGTTGGCGGTGGAGAATCTCTTCCACGAGAGTGCATTGATGAACAGCGAGTGTTTCTTGAGGTTTTTCTCGAGGGCCGTTTTCTCGGAAATGATTTTGGCGGCATCGTCGAGGGTAGCTCGCCGTTCATCTCGCGTGAGTTCGCGGTTTTCCCTGTTCTTCGCGTTGTTGAGTCTTTCGTAGGAGTAGGCTAGGGCGGCACGGTCAGGCGGCGGCGCGGCGGTGGGCGGGCGCCGCTCTCGCGGGCTGAAGCTCAGCACGGTGCCCATGAGGCCCGCGCGCGTTGTCCCGCTAAGTTCCCGCATGCATCGCGTGTAAGGCGCGCGGTGGCGGCGGCCAGTATGCGGGTTCGATAGTCCCGCGCCTGCGTGGAGCCTCCCGGGGCCTATCGACCGCGGCGCGCGCACCCAGCTGACCGACACGCCACTAGGGGTGCACGATAACGATAACTGTTGCAATTTGCATTTCACCCCTAGATTCTTGTGTCTTGAgttaaagaagtttttttaatatcaagaAAGCACTAGCGCGATCAATAGAACGAGAAAACTAGGCAgagaattacaaaaaaagtaccaaataacaataacaccatatttaataatttttcactttatttcaaaagaatattataaataaagaaggtataaatttatcattttatcGAAATTAAAAATCCAAGCCGTCCAAAGCCAACACTAACCACGCCCACCCTGATAAACAACATCCCCACTTGGTCACGGAATTACTGATCACAAATCTCAATTAACTACCTATCTCGTGCCGATCTGTGTCCAATATAAACAAAGGTGTGCTAAATGTGCTTACAACAACAAAATGgccacaaaattaaaaaaaattgaaagcTCATCTCAAATagttttactatattatatattttaagtaagagatccaataaataaataaataaataaaataataaaagcctttaatgCTGTTTAGCTTATATAAAGTAAAGTCCCTAATCTATAATATCTGTCGGCAAAcggttgtttatttatttacagccaGTCGACAAAGGCCACCTCAAAATTTTCCAATCTAGGCATTCTCTAGCGGTTCTTATCGACATTGGACCCGCTATTTTTTTGTATCGTCCTCCCATCTTCTGCCTGCCTGCCTGAGAGATATGGTAGATACGAGATCCAAAATTCAACTTTAAAACTATAGGGGTAGTAGGCGATCAAAATGTAACAATAAGATTCAAATCAAATTGTGATTCGAATCAAAATGTAAAAGTTCGACAAACTACCTATACCTATTGTAGTGGTTGCTTATAGTGAccataattttgtaaaaagctaataacttttttaatacttttaacacaTATAGACAGTGTGAGTGTTTATAGAATGTCAAGTCCAAAGATTACTCCCACAAAAATAAGAGAAATGAATGTTATGATAAAtttcttttcattttctttgattttcttataaacCACTTTGAGACTTGCTAAATACAGCCACCGTCTCCTTTGTTGCACAGACATCCTTTGGCTCGGTGAATACTGAACGGCGCGCCTCACTCGATAGATCAATGCTCAATGTGTGGACGAAAGTTTAGCTCGATCGAGTAATACCGTATGTGAGTACTGACcttaaggcgaaagataaaatctttgaaaagatttttatcttgttacgccaaagaagtataacttctaacgcgtgtacataagttaCGTTAAGTTAAAAGAGGCAAACGGtctggaggctcacctgatgttaagtgataccgcccatgtacaatcacattgccagaaggctcgcaat
The nucleotide sequence above comes from Pieris napi chromosome 22, ilPieNapi1.2, whole genome shotgun sequence. Encoded proteins:
- the LOC125060883 gene encoding cyclin-dependent kinase 5 activator 1, whose translation is MRELSGTTRAGLMGTVLSFSPRERRPPTAAPPPDRAALAYSYERLNNAKNRENRELTRDERRATLDDAAKIISEKTALEKNLKKHSLFINALSWKRFSTANNNKKKLECKSKSVTTFRAPLTDNVPLDRNKNVSVGGAIYTRAPVVPPPTEVARTNALNNNVCYTEKLPTTAVGTAPVVAPRKTVIQASTSELLKCLGMFLHSRCHRLRDFQAGDAVMWLRTVDRSLLLQGWQDVAFINPANVVFVYMLVRELVDGERIARPQELQAVVLTCLYLSYSYMGNEISYPLKPFLVEDSKDKFWDRCLLIVDRLSFNMLRINSEPGFFTEVFTELKACGAIESPPPAPPHPAPAPPHALTAA